The Citrifermentans bemidjiense Bem genome window below encodes:
- a CDS encoding SPOR domain-containing protein: protein MQNQFTPDADEHDETQAKKSSQQRLLLLLLLLIALFAYLYFFTGLIRPRADQAAAPAPEPAAQPAPGVVKKPLPPRPEASASAKTTADKSASAQATAGTPATDKATAGKSATAQAPAGTPAAGNTPAPGATPAAPAKPAAAAKPAAPAAPAAPAKEAKPATAAKPAAPAKETKPVAAAKEAKPAAKEAKSASAAKAEKAEKAEKAEKAEKVASTKSAKQAAKAAAYALDINGDLAESEMGPVTAKLKKAGIAHVVKTKAQKGEPMHRLFLADFGDRNEAIEQLDRLKQVAPNAFMLKENGRYAVYGGSFLREGKAAVEQDRLFDKGVKLMLQKATIPVPVVKLRAGSFADQASAKKAAANLKSAGLSATVVKVGK, encoded by the coding sequence ATGCAGAATCAATTCACACCGGACGCGGACGAACACGACGAGACCCAAGCGAAGAAGAGTTCGCAGCAGCGGCTCCTCCTGCTTCTCTTGCTGCTCATTGCCCTTTTTGCCTACCTTTACTTCTTTACCGGCTTGATCAGGCCCCGTGCCGACCAGGCCGCGGCACCCGCACCGGAACCGGCAGCCCAGCCGGCGCCTGGCGTAGTGAAAAAACCGCTGCCGCCCAGGCCGGAAGCTTCGGCCTCCGCCAAGACTACGGCCGACAAGTCAGCCTCCGCCCAGGCTACGGCCGGCACGCCGGCAACCGACAAGGCTACGGCCGGCAAGTCGGCAACCGCCCAGGCTCCGGCCGGCACGCCGGCAGCGGGGAACACTCCGGCTCCGGGGGCGACGCCTGCTGCTCCGGCTAAGCCCGCGGCTGCTGCCAAGCCTGCCGCACCTGCTGCACCCGCTGCTCCGGCTAAGGAGGCGAAACCGGCTACTGCGGCCAAGCCGGCTGCCCCCGCTAAAGAAACGAAGCCGGTCGCCGCTGCAAAGGAAGCAAAGCCCGCTGCAAAGGAGGCAAAATCTGCCTCGGCTGCCAAGGCTGAGAAGGCTGAGAAGGCTGAGAAGGCTGAGAAGGCTGAGAAGGTGGCTTCGACAAAGAGCGCGAAACAAGCGGCTAAGGCCGCGGCCTATGCCCTGGACATCAACGGCGATCTCGCCGAAAGCGAGATGGGACCGGTGACCGCCAAGCTGAAGAAAGCCGGTATCGCCCACGTGGTGAAGACCAAGGCGCAGAAAGGGGAGCCGATGCACCGCCTGTTCTTGGCCGATTTCGGCGACAGGAACGAGGCCATCGAGCAGCTGGACCGCCTGAAACAGGTGGCCCCCAACGCCTTCATGCTGAAAGAGAACGGCCGGTACGCGGTGTACGGCGGGTCCTTCCTGCGCGAAGGGAAAGCCGCCGTGGAGCAGGACCGCCTCTTCGACAAAGGGGTCAAGCTCATGCTGCAAAAAGCCACCATACCGGTCCCGGTGGTTAAGCTGCGTGCCGGGAGCTTCGCCGATCAGGCCAGCGCCAAGAAGGCGGCTGCCAACCTGAAAAGCGCCGGGCTCTCCGCCACAGTGGTCAAGGTCGGGAAATAG
- a CDS encoding GTP-binding protein yields MALVNQAKREINAKIVFFGPAQAGKATSLKHVFNKLKPEFRGAMKVMNVQDARMLFFDFTPPGEGNVDGYKVRFHLYTVSGSNVDPAAWKMVLKGVDGVVFVADSAPQQQEQNRRSMDDLVAFLQSYGQSLVSVPTVLQLNKSDLPDAAAVADLERSLNPSRLPSFRASSQNGEGVLQALMSLVKTVLTGLKSSGAEGITGSEGLQRVVEEPVASSAAKPQPPTTAPQPSQARATEPPAGAGEEEPLSLELSGAPTAAGGDVISVPLTIRSGSRSKQVVLTLSLAVEKG; encoded by the coding sequence ATGGCTCTGGTTAACCAGGCAAAACGTGAAATTAATGCGAAGATCGTCTTTTTCGGACCGGCGCAGGCCGGCAAGGCGACCAGCTTGAAGCATGTCTTCAATAAGCTCAAGCCGGAATTCCGCGGCGCCATGAAGGTGATGAACGTCCAGGACGCCCGGATGCTGTTTTTCGACTTCACCCCGCCGGGGGAAGGCAATGTCGACGGCTACAAAGTCCGTTTCCACCTCTACACCGTTTCCGGCAGCAACGTCGATCCTGCCGCCTGGAAGATGGTGCTCAAGGGGGTGGACGGGGTGGTCTTCGTGGCCGACTCAGCGCCGCAGCAGCAGGAGCAGAACCGGCGTTCCATGGACGACCTCGTTGCCTTTCTGCAGAGTTACGGGCAGAGCCTCGTCTCGGTCCCGACCGTGCTGCAGTTAAACAAAAGCGATCTCCCGGATGCGGCTGCCGTGGCCGATCTGGAACGGAGCCTGAACCCGTCCCGGCTCCCCAGTTTCAGGGCCAGCAGCCAGAATGGGGAGGGCGTGCTCCAGGCGCTCATGTCGTTGGTCAAGACGGTGCTGACCGGGCTAAAGTCTTCTGGCGCCGAAGGAATCACCGGGAGCGAGGGATTGCAGCGGGTAGTCGAGGAGCCGGTAGCGTCTTCTGCGGCCAAGCCCCAGCCCCCCACTACCGCGCCGCAGCCGTCACAGGCCCGCGCCACGGAGCCCCCAGCAGGCGCTGGCGAGGAAGAACCGCTCTCCCTCGAACTGTCAGGAGCGCCCACCGCGGCAGGGGGCGACGTCATCAGCGTTCCGCTCACCATCCGCAGCGGTTCCCGCAGCAAGCAGGTCGTTTTGACCCTGTCGCTTGCTGTAGAGAAGGGGTGA